In a single window of the Phaeobacter sp. G2 genome:
- a CDS encoding YdcF family protein, with protein MSVAVVLGAAVQSDGQPSPTLRRRSLHAVQLFRQGRVTHVICCGGLGRFPPREAEVIRQICRDEGLPEAAILLEDQSHSTLENLRNIRPILADLGQPEIVIVTDRYHKWRALLTARHFGCAAQADCPAMTGTAGRRVVKFWLREIPALIYYLWRLRGSDGGQPSDRGQPSERGQSSGSP; from the coding sequence GTGAGCGTTGCGGTTGTTCTGGGCGCAGCTGTTCAAAGCGACGGTCAGCCCTCGCCAACATTGCGGCGCCGCAGCCTGCATGCAGTACAGCTGTTTCGCCAGGGCAGGGTCACTCATGTGATCTGCTGTGGCGGGTTGGGGCGGTTCCCGCCGCGCGAGGCAGAAGTCATACGGCAGATTTGTCGCGACGAAGGCCTGCCTGAGGCTGCCATCCTGCTGGAAGATCAGTCTCATTCCACCTTGGAAAACCTGCGCAATATCCGTCCCATACTGGCTGATTTGGGCCAGCCAGAGATCGTGATTGTGACCGATCGCTATCACAAATGGCGGGCGTTGCTGACGGCGCGCCATTTTGGCTGTGCGGCGCAGGCTGATTGCCCTGCAATGACCGGCACTGCAGGGCGCAGAGTGGTGAAGTTCTGGCTGCGCGAAATTCCGGCGCTGATCTACTATCTGTGGCGCCTGCGCGGTTCAGACGGGGGGCAGCCTTCAGACAGGGGCCAACCTTCAGAAAGAGGCCAGTCTAGCGGGTCACCGTGA
- a CDS encoding NAD(P)H-dependent oxidoreductase subunit E: MAPLDNSKGVWKSGKGKGRKTPKGRQLEDQAHSEVLALLGDRPRNRDLLIEFLHLIQDAYGHLSAAHIRALAEEMRTGQAEIYEVASFYAHFDVVKEGETPPPALTIRVCDSLSCEMAGAQQLKQALEDGLDASQVRVLRAPCMGRCDTAPVLEIGHNHIDHATVEKVQAAIAAEDTHVHVPAYETLADYQADGGYAVLKDLRAGGDWEAVQAKIKEAGLRGLGGAGFPSGTKWGFVRANEGTRYLAVNGDEGEPGTFKDRYYLERTPHVFLEGMLMAAWAVEAEKAFIYMRDEYPAVLAILATEIKALEQAGIVEPGYIDLRRGAGAYICGEESAMIESIEGKRGEPRHRPPFVAQVGIFGRPTLVHNVETLYWVCKINREGPECLNSVEKNGRKGLRSYSVSGRVKNPGVHLLPAGSTITDIIAACGGMLEGHTFKAYQPGGPSSGLLPASMHDVPLDFDTLQPHGTFIGSAAVVVLSDQDSARDAALNMLRFFEDESCGQCTPCRVGCEKAVKLMGEKKWDQGLLEELSAAMVDTSICGLGQAAPNPIRLTIKHFPEEV, encoded by the coding sequence GTGGCACCATTGGACAATAGCAAGGGCGTCTGGAAATCCGGCAAAGGCAAGGGGCGCAAAACGCCCAAGGGTCGCCAGCTGGAGGATCAGGCACATAGCGAGGTTCTGGCACTTCTGGGTGATCGGCCCCGCAATCGGGATTTGTTGATCGAGTTTTTGCACCTGATCCAGGATGCCTATGGCCATCTGAGCGCCGCGCATATCCGTGCCTTGGCGGAAGAGATGCGCACTGGCCAGGCAGAGATCTACGAGGTGGCCTCCTTCTATGCCCATTTTGATGTGGTCAAGGAAGGCGAGACACCGCCGCCCGCGCTGACCATCCGCGTTTGCGATTCCCTGTCCTGCGAAATGGCCGGCGCCCAGCAGCTGAAACAGGCCCTGGAAGACGGCCTGGATGCGTCACAAGTCCGTGTGTTGCGGGCGCCCTGCATGGGCCGCTGTGATACCGCTCCGGTGCTGGAAATCGGCCATAACCACATTGACCACGCCACCGTCGAAAAAGTGCAGGCGGCCATTGCGGCAGAGGACACCCATGTGCATGTCCCTGCCTATGAAACCTTGGCAGATTATCAGGCCGACGGCGGCTATGCGGTGCTGAAAGATCTGCGTGCGGGCGGCGACTGGGAAGCGGTTCAGGCCAAGATCAAAGAGGCCGGGTTGCGGGGTCTGGGTGGCGCGGGGTTCCCATCGGGCACCAAATGGGGCTTTGTACGCGCCAATGAAGGCACGCGCTATCTGGCCGTCAACGGTGACGAGGGCGAGCCGGGCACCTTCAAGGACCGCTACTATCTGGAGCGCACCCCACATGTCTTCTTGGAAGGCATGCTGATGGCGGCCTGGGCGGTTGAGGCTGAAAAAGCCTTTATCTACATGCGCGATGAATACCCTGCGGTGCTGGCGATTCTGGCAACCGAGATCAAGGCGCTGGAACAGGCTGGCATTGTCGAGCCCGGATACATTGATCTGCGCCGTGGCGCGGGGGCTTATATCTGTGGCGAAGAGAGCGCCATGATCGAGTCGATTGAGGGCAAACGCGGCGAGCCACGCCACCGTCCGCCCTTTGTGGCGCAGGTGGGGATCTTTGGCCGACCAACGCTCGTGCATAACGTCGAGACTCTGTACTGGGTCTGCAAGATCAACCGCGAAGGCCCCGAGTGCCTGAATTCGGTTGAAAAGAACGGCCGCAAGGGCCTGCGCAGCTATTCGGTCTCCGGTCGCGTCAAGAACCCCGGCGTACATCTGCTGCCTGCGGGTTCCACCATCACTGATATTATTGCGGCCTGTGGCGGCATGCTCGAGGGTCACACCTTCAAGGCCTATCAGCCGGGTGGCCCGTCTTCGGGTCTACTGCCTGCCTCGATGCATGATGTGCCCTTGGATTTTGACACTCTGCAGCCCCATGGCACATTCATTGGCTCTGCTGCTGTTGTGGTGCTGTCGGACCAGGATTCGGCCCGCGATGCGGCGCTGAACATGCTGCGTTTCTTTGAAGATGAAAGCTGCGGCCAGTGCACCCCCTGCCGGGTGGGCTGCGAAAAAGCCGTCAAACTGATGGGCGAAAAGAAATGGGACCAGGGTCTGCTGGAAGAACTGAGCGCCGCCATGGTTGATACCTCGATCTGCGGCCTGGGCCAGGCTGCGCCCAATCCCATCCGTCTGACCATCAAACACTTCCCCGAGGAGGTCTGA
- a CDS encoding DsbA family oxidoreductase: MNTQDRPSAPSTAQSPAPLRIDVVSDVMCPWCIIGYRQLATALEATDTDYELHWHPFELNPEMPAEGQNLREHIAEKYGATPEQSEQNRAQMTKLGEDLGFDFRFEPEMRMHNTFDAHQLLHWAETQNRKHALKQALFSAHFTHHRDLSDTSVLADIATEIGLDRDTALEVLQDQRFAGAVREVQNFWRSQGIQGVPAVIFDQKHLVSGAQGVENFTNILGQLAEIRQG, translated from the coding sequence ATGAACACGCAAGACCGGCCATCGGCACCTTCAACAGCCCAAAGCCCCGCCCCGCTGCGTATCGACGTGGTGTCCGACGTGATGTGCCCCTGGTGCATCATTGGCTACCGCCAGCTTGCCACCGCACTGGAGGCCACCGACACAGACTACGAGCTGCACTGGCATCCCTTTGAGCTGAACCCGGAGATGCCCGCCGAAGGTCAAAACCTACGGGAGCATATCGCCGAAAAATATGGCGCCACCCCCGAGCAATCCGAGCAGAACCGCGCCCAGATGACCAAACTGGGCGAAGATCTGGGCTTTGACTTTCGGTTTGAGCCCGAGATGCGGATGCACAACACCTTTGACGCCCATCAGTTGCTGCACTGGGCAGAAACGCAAAACCGCAAACACGCGTTGAAACAGGCGCTGTTCTCGGCCCATTTCACCCATCACCGGGATCTGTCGGATACCTCTGTTCTTGCTGATATCGCGACAGAGATCGGGCTGGACCGGGACACGGCCCTGGAGGTGCTGCAGGATCAGCGTTTTGCAGGCGCCGTGCGGGAGGTGCAGAATTTCTGGCGCAGCCAGGGTATCCAAGGCGTGCCCGCAGTTATCTTTGATCAAAAACACCTGGTCAGCGGCGCTCAAGGGGTTGAGAACTTTACCAATATCCTGGGACAACTGGCCGAAATCCGTCAGGGCTGA
- a CDS encoding SDR family oxidoreductase → MSVEKVALITAGGSGMGADAARRLAADGFKVAILSSSGKGQALGAELDGFGVTGSNRDPQALQNLVEGAMQRWGRVDVLVNSAGHGPKGPVLEISDEDWHMGIEVYLMNVIRPTRLVTPIMQAQGGGTILNISTFAAFEPDPLFPTSAIFRAGLAGFTKLFADKYGPENLRMNNILPGFIDSLPETEERRARIPLGRYGRTEEVSSLISWLASDQAGYMTAQNLRVDGGLTRSV, encoded by the coding sequence ATGTCTGTAGAAAAAGTAGCACTGATTACCGCTGGCGGCAGCGGCATGGGCGCGGATGCGGCCCGTCGGCTTGCGGCGGATGGCTTCAAGGTGGCCATTCTGTCCTCTTCGGGCAAAGGCCAGGCCCTGGGCGCGGAGCTGGATGGCTTTGGGGTTACCGGATCCAACCGCGACCCGCAGGCCCTGCAAAACCTGGTTGAGGGCGCTATGCAGCGCTGGGGCCGCGTCGATGTTTTGGTAAACTCTGCCGGGCACGGTCCCAAGGGGCCTGTGCTGGAAATTTCGGATGAAGACTGGCACATGGGCATAGAGGTCTATCTGATGAATGTGATCCGCCCAACCCGGCTGGTCACCCCAATCATGCAGGCCCAAGGGGGTGGCACCATCCTCAACATCTCGACCTTTGCCGCCTTTGAACCCGATCCGCTGTTCCCGACTTCGGCAATCTTCCGCGCTGGTCTGGCGGGCTTTACCAAGCTGTTTGCCGATAAATACGGCCCCGAAAACCTGCGTATGAACAATATCCTGCCAGGCTTTATCGACAGCCTGCCCGAGACCGAAGAGCGTAGAGCCCGCATTCCGCTGGGGCGCTACGGTCGCACAGAGGAAGTCTCGTCGTTGATTTCCTGGCTGGCCTCGGATCAGGCCGGCTATATGACCGCCCAGAACCTGCGCGTGGACGGAGGATTGACGCGCTCGGTCTGA
- a CDS encoding LysR substrate-binding domain-containing protein, with protein MDVLPPLNALRAFEVAGRYLNFRLAAQEMGLTQGAVAQQVRLLEAHLGMALFERHAKGLAFSTAGRGYHAAVAASFDGLRAATQVLRPEPGKVLISVTPAFAAKWLIPNLPAFSEACPEIDLRIMATEKLSSFHSEGINLAIRQGAPPFGAALEALCLFRQDVIAVASPHLAGAQAAQLAPSALVELPKLHDGHDLWPQFLAQLGVEDQAGRGLRLNQVALAIDAAISGQGLALVPRFLVARDLAAGTLVQVTPEVLQGDKAFYLLAEPRKKRSKAVEQVRRWLVEMSDQPDERRGP; from the coding sequence ATGGATGTACTCCCCCCTTTGAACGCGCTGCGGGCCTTTGAGGTTGCGGGGCGATATCTGAACTTTCGTCTCGCGGCCCAGGAGATGGGGCTGACACAGGGCGCCGTGGCGCAACAGGTGCGTCTGTTGGAGGCCCATCTCGGCATGGCGCTGTTTGAGCGCCACGCCAAGGGGCTTGCCTTTTCCACGGCGGGGCGTGGCTACCACGCGGCGGTGGCCGCCAGTTTCGACGGGCTGCGGGCGGCAACGCAGGTGTTGCGACCAGAGCCGGGAAAAGTACTGATCAGCGTTACGCCGGCCTTTGCTGCAAAATGGTTGATCCCCAACTTGCCCGCGTTTTCCGAGGCCTGCCCGGAGATCGATCTGCGGATCATGGCCACGGAAAAACTGTCCAGTTTTCATAGCGAGGGGATCAATCTGGCGATCCGACAGGGGGCGCCGCCCTTTGGGGCCGCGCTGGAGGCCCTCTGTCTGTTCCGTCAGGATGTGATCGCTGTTGCCTCGCCGCATCTGGCCGGAGCGCAGGCAGCACAGCTCGCGCCGTCTGCGCTGGTGGAGCTGCCAAAACTGCATGATGGCCACGATCTTTGGCCGCAGTTTTTGGCCCAGCTGGGGGTCGAAGATCAGGCAGGGCGTGGGCTGCGGCTAAATCAGGTGGCGCTGGCCATTGACGCGGCCATTTCCGGCCAGGGCCTTGCCTTGGTGCCCCGGTTCCTGGTGGCCCGCGATCTGGCAGCAGGCACATTGGTTCAGGTCACCCCCGAAGTGCTGCAGGGTGACAAGGCGTTTTATCTGCTGGCGGAGCCGCGCAAAAAGCGCAGCAAGGCGGTGGAGCAGGTCCGGCGCTGGCTGGTCGAAATGTCCGACCAGCCTGATGAGCGCCGCGGCCCGTGA
- a CDS encoding ETC complex I subunit, whose protein sequence is MRARIYRPARNAMTSGMAKTRKWVLDYAQASAREVDPLMGWTSSSDTQSQVRLRFDSKEAALEYAQDHGIDAEVIEPKARKANIRDGGYGENFATDRRVPWTH, encoded by the coding sequence ATGCGAGCGCGGATTTACCGGCCAGCCCGAAACGCCATGACATCCGGAATGGCCAAGACCCGCAAATGGGTATTGGACTACGCCCAGGCAAGTGCACGCGAAGTCGATCCTTTGATGGGCTGGACCTCTTCCTCTGATACACAAAGCCAGGTCCGCCTGCGCTTTGACAGCAAAGAGGCCGCGCTGGAATATGCGCAGGACCACGGAATTGATGCCGAAGTGATCGAGCCAAAGGCGCGCAAGGCCAATATCCGTGACGGTGGCTATGGTGAAAACTTCGCCACCGACCGGCGCGTTCCCTGGACCCACTGA
- a CDS encoding LysR family transcriptional regulator — translation MIELRDLQLVTALARHKHFAKAAKDCGMSQPAFSMRIRNLEEKLGLSIVRRGNRFQGLTGEGEMIVRRARGILDDAKALEQEVSASRGEVTGTLMLGVVPTATAFAAQVVNRLHEVHPRVLVHIDVTTSMAIQQRILDGTIDAGVTYSDSVPPGLVATTHLYEESYVLLAPEPMVAHLGESISWQAAAALPLSLLEPGMQNRRILDRIFAGLEVKPDVMSESSGFMSAIIMAREGAVATILPRALADALGEIAGTRVLDLMSAGDMESQARPLCLACLQRTPELTTVASLRRVVAAFMQ, via the coding sequence ATGATAGAACTCAGAGATTTACAATTGGTGACGGCTCTGGCCCGGCATAAGCATTTTGCCAAGGCGGCCAAAGACTGCGGCATGTCCCAGCCGGCCTTTTCCATGCGCATTCGCAACCTTGAGGAAAAGCTGGGCCTCTCGATTGTTCGGCGGGGCAACCGGTTTCAGGGTTTGACAGGTGAAGGCGAGATGATCGTGCGCCGGGCGCGCGGGATTTTGGATGACGCCAAAGCACTGGAGCAAGAGGTTTCAGCCTCGCGGGGGGAAGTGACCGGAACCCTGATGTTGGGGGTGGTGCCCACTGCGACTGCTTTTGCGGCTCAGGTGGTGAACCGCTTGCACGAGGTGCATCCACGGGTTTTGGTCCATATTGATGTCACCACCTCAATGGCGATTCAGCAGCGCATCCTGGATGGTACCATCGACGCTGGCGTGACCTATAGCGATAGCGTGCCGCCCGGATTGGTCGCAACCACCCATCTGTATGAAGAAAGCTATGTGTTGCTGGCCCCGGAACCCATGGTGGCGCATCTGGGTGAAAGCATCAGTTGGCAGGCTGCCGCTGCTCTGCCCCTCAGCCTGCTGGAGCCGGGGATGCAAAACCGGCGTATTCTCGACCGTATCTTTGCTGGCCTGGAGGTCAAACCTGACGTGATGTCTGAATCCAGCGGCTTTATGTCAGCGATTATTATGGCGCGCGAAGGCGCGGTGGCGACCATTCTGCCACGGGCCCTGGCGGATGCCTTGGGAGAGATCGCCGGCACCCGTGTGCTTGACCTGATGAGCGCTGGAGACATGGAATCGCAGGCGCGCCCGCTCTGCCTCGCCTGCCTGCAGCGCACGCCGGAACTGACCACCGTCGCCTCTTTGCGCCGGGTTGTTGCCGCCTTTATGCAATAA
- the uvrB gene encoding excinuclease ABC subunit UvrB, giving the protein MPYAHSDKSAAKTPEQQSVHMVERDAVQRPKLEGGKAFVMHTEFSPAGDQPTAIAELSAGVKEGERNQVLLGATGTGKTFTMAKIIEETQRPAIILAPNKTLAAQLYGEFKGFFPDNAVEYFVSFYDYYQPEAYVARSDTFIEKESQINEQIDRMRHSATRALLERDDVIIIASVSCIYGIGSVETYSAMTQDLKVGAEYDQRQVMADLVAQQYKRNDQAFQRGSFRVRGDTLEIFPAHLEDRAWKLSFFGEELEAITEFDPLTGERTGAFEQIRVYANSHYVTPKPTLNQAVISIKKELKQRLDQFNGEGKLLEAQRLEQRCNFDIEMLEAAGHCNGIENYSRYLTGRGPGEPPPTLFEFIPDNAIVFADESHVSVPQIGGMYKGDFRRKSTLAEHGFRLPSCMDNRPLKFEEWDAMRPQSVFVSATPAAWEMDQAGGVFTEQVIRPTGLLEPEIEIRPVKMQVDDLLDEVRKVTENGMRTLVTTLTKRMAEDLTEYLHEQGIKVRYMHSDIDTLERIEILRDLRLGAFDVLIGINLLREGLDIPECGLVAILDADKEGFLRSETSLVQTIGRAARNAEGRVIMYADKITGSMERALGETNRRREKQIAYNLEHGITPATVKKNVEDVLAGLYQGDVDMNRVTANIDKPMHGANLEAHLNGLRDEMRKAAENLEFEEAARLRDEVKRLEAVDLAVSDDPMARQYAVEKASEAAVKSRGRSSAGKAGTRAYRGKSQKKFGG; this is encoded by the coding sequence ATGCCCTACGCCCATTCAGACAAATCCGCAGCCAAGACGCCAGAACAGCAGTCTGTGCATATGGTTGAACGTGACGCCGTGCAGCGCCCCAAGCTGGAAGGCGGTAAGGCCTTTGTCATGCATACCGAGTTTTCGCCGGCGGGCGATCAGCCAACCGCAATTGCGGAACTCAGCGCCGGAGTGAAAGAGGGCGAGCGTAATCAGGTGCTGTTGGGCGCCACCGGCACCGGCAAGACATTCACCATGGCCAAGATTATCGAAGAGACCCAGCGTCCGGCGATTATTTTGGCGCCAAACAAGACCTTGGCGGCGCAGCTCTATGGCGAATTCAAAGGCTTCTTTCCCGACAATGCGGTGGAATACTTTGTCTCCTTTTATGACTATTACCAGCCCGAGGCCTATGTGGCGCGCTCGGATACCTTCATCGAGAAAGAAAGCCAGATCAACGAACAGATCGACCGGATGCGCCACTCGGCGACGCGGGCCTTGTTGGAACGCGACGATGTGATCATCATCGCCTCGGTCAGCTGTATCTACGGTATCGGCTCGGTTGAAACCTATTCGGCGATGACCCAGGATCTGAAGGTCGGCGCGGAATACGACCAGCGTCAGGTGATGGCTGACCTGGTGGCGCAGCAGTACAAACGCAACGATCAGGCCTTTCAGCGCGGCTCTTTCCGGGTGCGTGGCGATACGCTGGAAATCTTCCCCGCTCACCTGGAAGATCGCGCCTGGAAGCTGTCCTTCTTTGGCGAGGAGCTGGAGGCAATCACCGAGTTTGACCCGCTGACGGGTGAGCGCACAGGGGCATTTGAACAGATCCGCGTCTATGCGAACTCTCACTATGTGACGCCAAAACCAACGCTAAATCAGGCGGTTATTTCCATCAAGAAAGAGCTGAAGCAGCGGCTGGACCAATTCAACGGTGAGGGCAAACTGCTGGAGGCGCAGCGGCTGGAACAGCGCTGCAACTTTGATATTGAGATGCTGGAGGCCGCTGGCCATTGCAATGGTATCGAAAACTACTCGCGCTATCTGACCGGTCGTGGCCCTGGTGAGCCGCCGCCAACCCTGTTTGAATTCATCCCTGACAATGCCATTGTCTTTGCCGATGAAAGCCATGTCTCGGTGCCGCAGATCGGCGGCATGTACAAAGGCGACTTCCGGCGCAAATCTACCCTGGCAGAGCATGGCTTCCGGCTGCCCTCCTGCATGGACAACCGGCCGCTCAAATTCGAGGAATGGGACGCGATGCGGCCGCAATCGGTGTTTGTTTCCGCAACCCCTGCGGCCTGGGAGATGGATCAGGCAGGCGGGGTTTTCACCGAACAGGTGATCCGCCCAACGGGGCTGCTGGAGCCAGAGATCGAGATCCGCCCGGTCAAGATGCAGGTGGATGATCTGCTGGATGAGGTCCGCAAGGTGACTGAAAATGGCATGCGCACGCTGGTCACTACACTGACCAAACGCATGGCCGAAGATCTGACCGAATACCTGCATGAACAGGGCATCAAGGTGCGCTATATGCATTCGGATATCGACACCCTGGAGCGGATCGAAATCCTGCGCGATTTGCGCCTTGGCGCCTTTGACGTGCTGATTGGTATCAACCTTCTGCGCGAGGGGCTGGATATCCCCGAATGCGGCTTGGTTGCGATTCTGGACGCCGACAAGGAAGGCTTTCTGCGCTCCGAGACCTCCTTGGTGCAGACCATTGGCCGGGCCGCACGTAACGCCGAAGGTCGCGTTATCATGTATGCCGATAAAATCACCGGCTCGATGGAGCGCGCCCTGGGGGAGACCAACCGGCGCCGTGAAAAGCAGATTGCCTACAATCTGGAGCACGGCATCACCCCGGCCACGGTGAAAAAGAACGTCGAGGATGTTCTGGCGGGGCTGTACCAGGGGGATGTGGACATGAACCGCGTCACCGCCAATATCGACAAGCCGATGCATGGCGCCAATCTTGAGGCCCACCTGAACGGGCTGCGCGATGAGATGCGCAAGGCTGCCGAAAACCTCGAATTTGAGGAAGCCGCGCGCCTGCGCGACGAGGTCAAGCGCCTGGAAGCGGTGGATCTGGCGGTGTCGGACGATCCGATGGCGCGCCAGTATGCGGTGGAGAAGGCTTCTGAGGCGGCAGTGAAATCACGCGGTCGCTCCAGCGCGGGCAAGGCCGGAACGCGGGCCTATCGGGGCAAATCGCAAAAGAAGTTTGGCGGGTGA
- a CDS encoding methyl-accepting chemotaxis protein, giving the protein MKARIPSITLFKGMSVFMKCCLLIVATTMVVSGALVVRTDATFDAAVEKGVHTLGNGVTITVASRSGGSIRFGDADRLSADILKILELSDGRALFGAAINSKGKVVATAGDASEADIEALTLLGVASAESGALETSADGYFIAAPAMAGANADVLVGSVAMIWSPERAFAEAAPGQTMTHIFAGIAFVIMCLLSVFALRRILSRPLKTVGETINVIADGDYTQPVPLLDRRDEMGAIARTIDNLKTQLTAAQAVEEERQQAQEAQKHVVDRLNRALQSMSEGDLTQAINTPFKGEYESLRTNYNTTLSTLVGIMNAVVESTTRIRANAEEISQSSADLSQRTESQAATLEETAAAMEQLTVSVKSAAEGAKQVEVIVEEAQSGAKQSGQVVTDAVNAMSEIETSSNQISQIISVIDDISFQTNLLALNAGVEAARAGEAGRGFAVVASEVRALAQRSSDAAQEIKQLISESSQHVSKGVDLVGKAGSELDSIISRVGTISNHVAEIAQGASEQSTTLLEINTGVSQLDHVTQHNAAMVEESTAASQILRNDASELANQVSVFKTGNDRTMAPVQSASPAPAPAAHSEFHESEDDFFAEDSSSSALPAAVGWDDF; this is encoded by the coding sequence ATGAAAGCCCGCATACCCTCGATTACCCTATTCAAAGGCATGTCAGTCTTCATGAAGTGCTGCTTGCTCATCGTCGCGACCACAATGGTTGTATCTGGCGCGCTTGTGGTCCGGACCGACGCCACATTTGATGCCGCCGTTGAAAAGGGTGTGCATACCCTGGGCAATGGCGTCACCATCACTGTCGCCTCTCGCAGTGGTGGCTCCATCCGCTTTGGTGATGCCGATAGGCTTTCGGCGGATATCCTGAAAATTCTTGAACTCTCCGACGGGCGTGCCCTGTTTGGTGCGGCGATTAACAGCAAAGGCAAAGTCGTCGCCACTGCCGGGGACGCCAGTGAAGCAGATATCGAGGCCCTGACCCTTTTGGGCGTTGCTTCTGCGGAATCCGGTGCATTGGAAACCAGCGCCGACGGCTATTTCATCGCTGCACCTGCGATGGCCGGTGCCAATGCTGACGTACTGGTTGGATCGGTGGCCATGATCTGGTCGCCCGAACGCGCCTTTGCCGAGGCCGCCCCTGGCCAGACAATGACGCATATCTTTGCGGGTATTGCTTTTGTTATCATGTGTCTGCTGTCGGTATTTGCCCTGCGCAGAATTCTGTCACGCCCCCTGAAAACCGTTGGCGAGACCATCAATGTGATCGCCGATGGCGACTATACCCAGCCCGTCCCACTGCTGGACCGCCGTGACGAAATGGGCGCTATTGCCCGCACCATCGACAATTTGAAAACCCAGCTCACTGCAGCCCAGGCGGTTGAAGAAGAACGCCAGCAAGCCCAGGAAGCGCAGAAACATGTCGTCGACCGGTTGAACCGTGCCCTGCAAAGCATGTCAGAAGGTGATCTGACACAGGCCATCAATACGCCGTTCAAGGGCGAATATGAGAGCCTGCGCACCAACTATAACACCACGCTGTCTACCCTGGTTGGGATCATGAATGCGGTTGTGGAAAGCACTACCCGGATCCGCGCCAATGCAGAAGAAATCAGCCAATCCTCTGCCGATCTGTCGCAACGGACCGAAAGCCAGGCAGCCACCCTGGAAGAAACCGCTGCGGCCATGGAACAGCTCACCGTGAGCGTGAAATCCGCAGCAGAGGGTGCAAAACAGGTGGAAGTCATTGTTGAGGAGGCCCAGAGTGGCGCCAAGCAAAGTGGCCAGGTTGTCACCGATGCGGTCAATGCCATGTCCGAGATCGAGACCTCTTCGAACCAGATCTCGCAGATCATCTCGGTGATTGACGATATCTCCTTCCAGACCAACCTTCTGGCGCTCAACGCCGGGGTTGAGGCCGCCCGTGCAGGCGAAGCCGGTCGTGGGTTTGCCGTGGTTGCCTCCGAAGTGCGTGCCCTGGCGCAGCGGTCTTCCGATGCGGCACAGGAAATCAAACAATTGATCTCCGAAAGCTCGCAGCATGTTTCCAAAGGTGTGGATCTGGTCGGCAAGGCCGGCAGCGAGCTGGATAGCATCATCAGCCGCGTTGGGACAATCTCCAACCATGTGGCAGAAATTGCCCAAGGCGCCAGCGAACAGTCCACGACACTGCTGGAAATCAACACCGGCGTTTCGCAACTGGATCACGTGACCCAGCACAATGCTGCTATGGTCGAAGAAAGCACCGCTGCCAGCCAGATCCTGCGCAACGATGCAAGCGAGCTGGCCAATCAGGTTTCGGTCTTCAAGACCGGCAACGACCGGACTATGGCACCTGTCCAGTCGGCCTCTCCGGCACCTGCACCAGCAGCACATAGCGAGTTCCACGAATCCGAAGATGATTTCTTCGCCGAAGACTCCTCTTCATCCGCTCTGCCAGCGGCTGTCGGCTGGGACGATTTCTGA
- a CDS encoding GNAT family N-acetyltransferase produces the protein MEIRTSDPTLPALRPLIEGNQSHGAAATAADSDHTFGVEDLSHPTVRFFAAFEGETALGCGAFKALRDGTAEVKSVFVCKTARGRGVAKRLMDHLASQATKAGFSALVLETGSSLCPEYDAARALYERLGYAYCPPIEGYGEDPMSAFMRLPLPVTG, from the coding sequence ATGGAGATCCGAACCTCAGATCCAACGCTTCCAGCGCTGCGCCCTCTTATTGAGGGCAATCAAAGCCATGGCGCTGCTGCAACCGCTGCGGACAGCGACCATACCTTTGGTGTCGAAGACCTGAGCCACCCGACCGTACGGTTCTTTGCAGCCTTTGAGGGAGAAACAGCCCTGGGCTGTGGCGCCTTCAAAGCGCTGCGTGATGGTACCGCAGAGGTGAAATCTGTGTTTGTCTGTAAAACCGCACGGGGCCGTGGGGTGGCGAAACGGCTGATGGATCATCTGGCAAGCCAAGCCACAAAGGCAGGTTTTTCGGCGCTGGTCCTGGAGACAGGATCGTCGCTGTGCCCGGAGTATGACGCCGCCCGTGCCCTATATGAACGTCTGGGCTACGCCTATTGCCCACCGATTGAAGGCTACGGCGAAGACCCGATGAGCGCCTTTATGCGGCTGCCCCTCCCTGTCACAGGCTAA